The genomic stretch GTTACCGCATTCCCGCGGAAATCGGACTCCTGCATGAGAAAGGCGCTGTGGCAATGGCCCGGCAAGGCGATGCAATGAATCCGGAGAAAAAGTCAAGCGGCAGCCAATTCTATATTACTTTAAAAGCCACGCCTTTTCTCGATGGCGGTTATTCAGTGTTTGGAAAAGTGGTTGCAGGTATGGATGTCGTTCAACAAATCCGCCGTGGGGATGTCATGACTAAAGTTGTTGTCGAAGAGAAATAGATGCAAATTGGAATTGTCGGTTTAGACCAGGCCGGAAAGACCACTTTATTCAGCGCCCTCACCCAATCACCCAAAGGACCCGCTCCGCCTGCCTCAGGCAAAAGGAATACAAACCTGAGCATTGTTAAAGTCCCGGATCCGCGGCTGGATCGGCTGCATGAGCTTTATCCTACGGCCAAAAAAGTTCAGGCCGACATCGAATATTTGGATGTTGGCGGCCTTGCAAAAGGAGCGACCCAGCGCAAGGGATTTCAAGAGCAGTTTCTGGCCAATTTGCGCAACGTCGATGCCTTATTGTGTGTTTTGCGAATTTTTGAAAATGATGCAGTTCCCCATTCCGAGGGTAGTCTTGACGCAAGGAGAGACTGGCGGATTATTGAAGATGAATTTTTGTTTTCTGACCTGAGCATTCTGGATAACCGCATCCAGAGACTCAGCAAAGAAATTAAAAAAATAAAAGATAAAGATAAGCAGCAGGAGCTGGATCTTTTAAACAAGTGCCTTTCTACACTGGAGGAGGAAAAACCGCTGCGTGAACTGGTTTTAACCGAGAGTGAAGCGAAGGCGCTTCGCGGCTACCAGTTTTTAACCGCCAAACCGATTTTGTTGGTCTTGAATATCAGTGAGGATGATTTAAACAGGGAAACGGAGATCTTAAAAGAATATTCAGATATGGCTGTTGGTGAAAACAAAGGTTTGGTCGCGCTCTCAGCGCATTTGGAAATGGAAATCACCCAGCTTCCGGAAGAAGACAAAGCGAGTTTTCAAGAAGAATTGGGAATTAAAGAACCGGCCTTGAACAAGATGATCAGCAATTCCTATGAGCTTTTAGGGCTGATTCCATTTTTGACCGCCGGTGAGAAAGAAGTGCGCGCCTGGACGATCCGAAAAAATACCCGGGCGCAAGATGCCGCCGGAGAAATCCAT from candidate division KSB1 bacterium encodes the following:
- a CDS encoding peptidylprolyl isomerase, with protein sequence MSIDDSKQYIATIHTDKGQIVMELDALYAPQHVNNFVFLAKEGFFDGLTFHRYDPGFVIQGGDPLGVGTGGPGYRIPAEIGLLHEKGAVAMARQGDAMNPEKKSSGSQFYITLKATPFLDGGYSVFGKVVAGMDVVQQIRRGDVMTKVVVEEK
- the ychF gene encoding redox-regulated ATPase YchF encodes the protein MQIGIVGLDQAGKTTLFSALTQSPKGPAPPASGKRNTNLSIVKVPDPRLDRLHELYPTAKKVQADIEYLDVGGLAKGATQRKGFQEQFLANLRNVDALLCVLRIFENDAVPHSEGSLDARRDWRIIEDEFLFSDLSILDNRIQRLSKEIKKIKDKDKQQELDLLNKCLSTLEEEKPLRELVLTESEAKALRGYQFLTAKPILLVLNISEDDLNRETEILKEYSDMAVGENKGLVALSAHLEMEITQLPEEDKASFQEELGIKEPALNKMISNSYELLGLIPFLTAGEKEVRAWTIRKNTRAQDAAGEIHSDLQRGFIRAEVVDFDTLSELGSLVKCKEKGVLRLEGKDYIVQDGDVITFRFNV